The following proteins are encoded in a genomic region of Astatotilapia calliptera chromosome 22, fAstCal1.2, whole genome shotgun sequence:
- the LOC113015140 gene encoding C-type lectin domain family 4 member M-like: MSSIIDEDPELSMNVKYSKGEDRGERLEGLVLLHENVDSCTDRQVHVSTQDGDILVSLEKEQLKDEMEVSDALNKSENNKLHFKHNKLNHSYNELQTEHQETKRLNSQLQEEVKKLKEKIEEKCPEEWTRFGCSCYFKSTVSETWSDSRRACQDKGADLVMINSKEEQEFVSKFGGFSWIGLRAKQTSGRSKWEWEWVDGSALTETFRGTAWSDPYSGHYAVCCDGDGKWTQSLEYDNYDNNYDNNYVYMTFICEK, from the exons ATGTCTTCCATCATTGATGAGGATCCAGAGTTGAGCATGAATGTGAAATACAGCAAAGGAgaggacagaggagagagaCTGGAGGGACTGGTCCTCCTCCATGAGAATGTGGACTCCTGCACAGACCGTCAGGTCCATGTTTCAACACAGGACGGAG ATATTTTGGTGAGTTTGGAAAAAGAGCAGCTGAAGGACGAGATGGAAG TTTCAGATGCTTtgaacaagagtgaaaacaacaaacttcacttcaaacacaataaactgAACCACAGTTACAACGAGCTACAGACTGAACATCAAG AAACAAAACGACTCAACAGTCAGTTACAGGAAGAAGTGAAGAAGCTGAAGGAGAAGATAGAAG AGAAGTGTCCAGAAGAATGGACGAGGTTTGGATGCAGCTGCtactttaaatccactgtgagTGAAACttggtctgacagcaggagagCCTGTCAGGATAAAGGAGCTGATCTGGTGATGATAAACAGCAAAGAGGAACAG GAATTTGTCAGTAAATTTGGAGGATTCTCTTGGATTGGTCTGAGAGCTAAACAGACATCAGGAAGATCTAAATGGGAATGGGAATGGGTGGACGGATCAGCGCTGACAGAAAC GTTCAGGGGAACAGCATGGTCAGATCCTTATTCTGGTCACTATGCAGTCTGCTGTGACGGTGATGGGAAATGGACACAGTCACTTGAATACGATAATTATGATAATAATTATGATAATAATTATGTGTACATGACCTTCATCTGTGAGAAATGA